One Amaranthus tricolor cultivar Red isolate AtriRed21 chromosome 1, ASM2621246v1, whole genome shotgun sequence DNA window includes the following coding sequences:
- the LOC130822191 gene encoding glucosamine 6-phosphate N-acetyltransferase: MLADNFNNDEKYILRRLEITDKKKGFIELLQQLTVCDSVSDKDFEDRFEELVSEGDNHVICVIEDGNTGKIVATGSVFIEKKFIRNCGKVGHIEDVVVDASTRGMNFGKKVVEFLTQHANSMGCYKVILDCSAENRVFYEKCGYKQNQIQMVKYFS; encoded by the coding sequence ATGCTAGCCGACAATTTTAACAATGACGAGAAATACATACTTAGAAGGCTCGAGATCACCGACAAAAAGAAGGGTTTCATAGAGCTGTTACAACAACTGACAGTTTGTGACTCAGTCTCAGACAAGGATTTTGAGGACAGATTTGAAGAGCTTGTATCGGAGGGAGATAATCATGTTATATGTGTAATAGAAGATGGTAACACAGGAAAGATCGTAGCTACGGGAAGTGTATTTATCGAGAAGAAATTTATCAGAAATTGTGGCAAGGTTGGCCACATCGAAGATGTAGTCGTGGATGCTAGCACACGTGGGATGAACTTTGGCAAGAAAGTTGTTGAGTTCCTTACTCAACATGCAAACTCAATGGGATGCTACAAGGTTATTCTTGATTGTTCTGCTGAGAACAGAGTGTTCTATGAGAAATGTGGATACaagcaaaatcaaattcaaatggtCAAGTATTTCTCTtag